The DNA region GGCGGAATACTCAGTCAGAAGATTGCAGAGACGAATGCTTTAACTGGATTGGTCGTCATTGATTCCAGTGTCAGCCAGGAAATTCATCATTTGATGCCCTATCCCAAGAGTGATCAAATTACACCTGACATCATCATTCCTCCCCCAGCTCGCGAGGAGCAAAGCAGTATCGACGAAACTGCGGAAGACATTGCTTTCCAGCGTAAATATCTCCAGATGGAGTCATCGCAGGCATTTCTCACGTTCTCCACGGCATCCGGCTTAAGCGGCGGTGTATCCATCAATGGCGATTTAATTACATGTCCAAGTCTGGTCATCAAAGCCGTAGAATCCGATGACGAAGAGCGGAGAGGTCAACTGACGGCAGAACAGCTAGGCGCTGAATATGCAGGGCTGTGGAATACTACACATACCGGATTGCTGGTTGGCCAGCGATATATGGAGGTTGTGGAGATCATCCTCCAATGGTTGAATCGGGGGAAATAAAATCAACCCTGAGCACAAAAAGCCGCCCATCGTCTAGTAGCAACTCCAATCATACGTTGTGTCTACGATTTGGATTGCAGTTCGAGTCATGGGCGACTTGAATGTTCTTATTTAGGCGCTTTTCTTTTTGCAAATATACATGACTGCCATAAGAACGAACCACACAGGGGTAACCAATAGCGCTACACGCGTATCCTCAGCCAATGCCAGTATCACCAGCACAAATACCAAAAACGCCAGAATCAAGTAGTTGGAAAACGGATACAGCGGCAACCTGAAGCGACTGCGACCCGCCAGTTCCGGTCGGGTACGGCGGTATCGGAGATGACAGATGACCATGATGCCCCAGACGAAGATGAAGCACACTGTCGACACACTGGTGATTAGCGTAAATACACCCTCTGGC from Paenibacillus sp. JNUCC-31 includes:
- a CDS encoding alpha/beta hydrolase family protein; the protein is MIDFTQLLPKHKVKTLGEHDLYLEIFEGDLVTLSENPIKRPHLLFVHGAYTGSWMWSKYIPHFVEQGWTCYVMNLRSHYKSRVMDMTKITFDNYLEDIQEVLAEFDEPPVLIGFSMGGILSQKIAETNALTGLVVIDSSVSQEIHHLMPYPKSDQITPDIIIPPPAREEQSSIDETAEDIAFQRKYLQMESSQAFLTFSTASGLSGGVSINGDLITCPSLVIKAVESDDEERRGQLTAEQLGAEYAGLWNTTHTGLLVGQRYMEVVEIILQWLNRGK